One window of the Xiphophorus couchianus chromosome 12, X_couchianus-1.0, whole genome shotgun sequence genome contains the following:
- the aplnra gene encoding apelin receptor A: MESTTVEYADAYEYYDDNETACDFSEWEPSYSLIPVLYMLIFILGLSGNGVVIFTVWRSKSKRRAADVYIGNLALADLTFVVTLPLWAVYTALGYHWPFGVALCKISSYIVLVNMYASVFCLTCLSFDRYLAIVHSLSSNKLRSRGTMLASLGAIWLLSGILSLPTLLFRTTMQDLNNQTICAMDFSLVTINQGHENLWIAGLSLSSSALGFLLPFLAMTIFYCFIGCTVTRHFNNLRKEDQKKKRLLKIITTLVVVFAICWIPFHVLKSLDALSYLNLAPNSCGVVRFVLLAHPYATCLAYVNSCLNPFLYAFFDLRFRSQCLCLLNLKKAMHGQMSSMSSTLSAQTQKSEIQSLATKV; the protein is encoded by the coding sequence ATGGAATCCACCACTGTGGAATATGCAGACGCTTACGAATATTACGATGACAATGAAACTGCCTGTGATTTCTCGGAGTGGGAGCCCTCTTACTCCCTCATCCCCGTGCTCTACATGCTGATTTTCATCCTGGGCCTGTCGGGCAACGGTGTGGTCATCTTCACCGTGTGGAGATCCAAGTCCAAGCGCCGGGCTGCAGACGTCTACATCGGGAACCTGGCCCTCGCTGACCTCACTTTCGTCGTAACCCTGCCTCTCTGGGCTGTGTACACGGCTTTGGGCTACCACTGGCCGTTTGGCGTGGCTCTGTGCAAGATAAGCAGCTATATTGTTCTGGTCAACATGTACGCCAGCGTCTTCTGCCTGACCTGCCTGAGTTTTGACCGCTACCTGGCCATCGTGCACTCCCTGTCCAGCAACAAGCTGCGCTCCAGGGGCACCATGCTGGCATCCCTCGGCGCCATTTGGTTGCTGTCCGGGATCCTGTCTCTGCCCACGCTGCTCTTCAGGACCACCATGCAAGACCTCAACAATCAGACCATATGCGCCATGGACTTCAGCCTGGTGACCATAAACCAGGGCCACGAGAACCTGTGGATCGCTGGACTCAGCCTCTCCTCATCTGCCTTGGGGTTTCTCCTGCCCTTTCTGGCTATGACCATCTTCTACTGCTTCATCGGCTGCACCGTCACACGCCACTTCAACAATCTGCGCAAGGAGGACCAGAAGAAGAAGCGCCTGCTCAAGATCATCACCACCCTGGTGGTGGTGTTTGCCATCTGCTGGATTCCGTTCCATGTGCTGAAGAGCCTGGACGCCCTCTCCTACCTGAACCTGGCCCCGAACTCCTGTGGCGTAGTACGCTTCGTGCTGCTGGCTCACCCCTACGCCACCTGCCTGGCCTACGTCAACAGCTGCCTCAACCCGTTCCTGTATGCCTTCTTCGACCTGCGCTTCCGCTCCCAGTGCTTGTGCCTGCTCAACCTGAAGAAGGCCATGCACGGCCAGATGAGCTCCATGTCGTCCACTCTCAGTGCCCAGACTCAGAAATCGGAGATCCAGTCTCTGGCAACCAAGGTTTAG